In Nitrospirota bacterium, a single genomic region encodes these proteins:
- a CDS encoding ATP-binding protein encodes MLKHNRIVLAIAGAVFLAIMVLETVAPANVVGAYGFVLPILLVATVRSRILMLVTVVACVGATYLGLMQPTKPGRFQAAVINRSLVAGVLLVVAYIGMTWEERKAREEAARAALAQETENLLKANTQLVDAKDQLNRSERLAAVGQLVASVAHEVGTPLHSIAWHVQALAEEPGVTPEMKKRVTIIDEQLTRVVRIIQDLLSSTRPRQPEPTWLPVEQVISPATVLMEPAFHAKGISLTVEIPVDLPHVWADAEKIHQVLVNLLANALAATPPHGAVSVVVGTRAASSDELDLGRRVAEAMSPLVITVAVRDTGCGMPEANVQKAFEPFFTTKAVGKGTGLGLFLSRETVLAHGGSLSLESELGRGTTVTVILPGLEDGSTSVRKRD; translated from the coding sequence ATGCTGAAACACAATCGCATTGTATTGGCGATCGCAGGGGCGGTGTTCCTGGCGATCATGGTGCTTGAAACGGTTGCTCCGGCAAATGTAGTCGGCGCGTATGGCTTTGTGTTGCCGATTTTGCTGGTGGCGACGGTGCGCAGTCGCATCCTGATGCTCGTCACGGTGGTCGCCTGTGTGGGGGCGACCTATTTGGGGCTGATGCAACCGACCAAGCCGGGGCGGTTTCAGGCGGCGGTGATCAATCGCAGCCTGGTTGCAGGGGTGCTGCTGGTCGTGGCCTATATCGGAATGACCTGGGAAGAACGCAAGGCGCGAGAGGAGGCGGCGCGTGCCGCGCTGGCCCAGGAAACGGAAAATCTTCTGAAGGCCAATACGCAGCTGGTCGATGCGAAAGACCAGCTGAATCGCTCGGAACGGTTAGCCGCAGTGGGGCAGCTGGTGGCGTCCGTGGCGCATGAGGTCGGTACGCCGCTGCATTCGATTGCCTGGCATGTGCAAGCGCTGGCTGAAGAGCCGGGTGTCACGCCGGAGATGAAGAAGCGGGTGACAATCATTGATGAGCAGCTCACACGGGTGGTTCGGATCATTCAGGATTTGCTCTCCTCCACCAGACCTCGTCAGCCTGAACCGACGTGGTTGCCCGTGGAGCAGGTGATCAGTCCGGCGACCGTGCTCATGGAGCCGGCTTTTCATGCAAAAGGGATCTCCTTGACGGTTGAGATTCCCGTGGACCTTCCACACGTGTGGGCTGATGCAGAGAAAATACACCAAGTGTTGGTCAATCTGTTGGCTAACGCCCTAGCAGCTACCCCACCGCATGGCGCGGTGAGCGTCGTCGTCGGGACTCGTGCCGCCTCCTCGGATGAACTGGACCTCGGTCGGCGAGTGGCCGAGGCGATGTCCCCTCTGGTGATCACGGTTGCGGTGCGGGATACCGGATGCGGCATGCCAGAGGCCAATGTGCAAAAAGCCTTTGAGCCATTTTTCACGACCAAGGCGGTTGGCAAGGGCACCGGATTAGGGCTATTCTTGAGCCGCGAAACGGTCTTGGCTCATGGCGGCAGTCTGTCGCTTGAGAGCGAACTGGGGCGCGGCACTACGGTCACGGTGATCTTGCCTGGACTAGAGGACGGCTCGACGAGCGTGAGAAAGAGGGATTGA
- the malQ gene encoding 4-alpha-glucanotransferase produces MQDQTEQTLLARLAERVGIAAEYHDIAGTRHLTSDDTRRAILTAMGVTVDSTASLTQALREWDEAPWQRPCDPVRILRDDDPGAPLSCCLAFEDGKEQSVAVEWQLRDEANAVVQEGLAGPGLPAVEVRFLNGRRHVRVEIPTPKGLSLGYYSLTVRAEGLVGGTVGTMRIIVAPRQCYVPPSLEANQRLWGLALQLYSLSSNRNWGCGDFTDLGRIVAWAGKGLGAGVIGLNPLHALRNTTPYHISPYAPFSRLYLNELYIDLERLPEFFGSEEAQAQFRAPEFQARLQAQRESRRVDYDAVATAKRTMLDLAYRKFLNDAYEGEEPNLQPKTARAWLLERFIQAEGTPLELYATFQTLEEERRLIQSKSTTWHEWPKQFLTPGPPVREYAKRHRKRIRFFQYIQWVASEQLNEVRQTAEQQAMPIGLYHDLALGADRNGAEAWVYQSVLAFGADCGAPPDAFAPEGQNWGLPPINPHALRASGYEMMIQLLRHNFRSGGAIRLDHVMAFCRLFWIPRGRPASEGTYVQYPFEDLLAIVALESVRSKTLVIGEDLGTVPDWVREHLGKARVLSYRVFYFERGGDGGWKSPGDYPAQSLAVATTHDLPTLTGFWSGEDLQVRAGLGAFPDDAARQRAWEERLRDKGGILSALKREGLLPNGVTEDLATVPAMTNELCRAIHLYLARTPSWLVLANLEDGLGELSQTNLPGTVDSHPNWTRKYAVPVEKILEDERMRELGAVLRSVRPLG; encoded by the coding sequence ATGCAGGACCAGACCGAACAGACCCTTCTTGCCAGACTCGCTGAGCGAGTCGGCATCGCGGCTGAGTATCACGATATCGCAGGGACGCGGCACCTCACCTCCGATGACACCAGGCGCGCTATTTTGACTGCCATGGGCGTGACGGTCGATTCGACCGCATCCCTGACACAGGCGCTGCGAGAATGGGATGAGGCACCGTGGCAGCGGCCCTGCGATCCGGTGCGGATTCTGCGTGACGATGACCCGGGCGCTCCCCTGTCCTGTTGTCTCGCCTTTGAAGATGGGAAAGAACAATCGGTTGCGGTGGAGTGGCAGCTTCGCGATGAAGCGAACGCTGTGGTGCAGGAAGGGCTGGCAGGGCCTGGTCTCCCTGCCGTAGAGGTGCGTTTCCTCAATGGTCGACGGCATGTGCGTGTTGAGATCCCGACCCCGAAGGGGCTCTCGCTCGGGTACTACAGTCTCACGGTACGGGCCGAAGGTTTAGTGGGCGGGACTGTGGGGACGATGCGTATCATCGTGGCGCCTCGCCAATGTTATGTTCCTCCGTCGCTCGAAGCGAATCAGCGGTTGTGGGGATTGGCCTTGCAGCTCTATTCGTTATCCTCCAATCGGAATTGGGGCTGCGGGGACTTTACGGACCTTGGACGGATTGTGGCGTGGGCCGGGAAGGGGCTCGGGGCTGGAGTCATCGGGCTGAATCCGTTGCATGCCTTGCGGAATACCACGCCCTATCACATCAGTCCCTATGCACCGTTTAGCCGGCTCTATCTCAACGAACTCTATATCGATCTTGAGCGGTTGCCGGAGTTTTTTGGGTCGGAGGAGGCGCAAGCACAGTTCCGCGCTCCCGAGTTTCAAGCCAGACTTCAGGCGCAGCGTGAGAGTCGGCGGGTGGACTACGATGCGGTTGCGACGGCCAAGCGCACGATGCTCGATTTGGCGTACCGCAAGTTTCTCAACGATGCCTATGAAGGAGAGGAACCGAATCTTCAACCGAAGACGGCCCGCGCTTGGCTCTTGGAACGATTTATCCAGGCGGAAGGCACGCCGCTCGAATTGTATGCCACCTTCCAAACGTTAGAAGAAGAACGCCGGCTGATTCAATCCAAGTCCACCACCTGGCATGAGTGGCCGAAACAATTCCTCACCCCGGGCCCGCCGGTGCGTGAATATGCGAAACGGCACCGGAAGCGCATTCGGTTTTTTCAGTACATCCAGTGGGTCGCGAGTGAACAGCTGAACGAGGTTCGGCAGACGGCCGAGCAGCAGGCGATGCCGATCGGGCTGTATCACGACCTGGCGCTTGGCGCTGATCGGAATGGGGCCGAAGCCTGGGTCTATCAATCGGTGCTGGCGTTCGGGGCCGATTGCGGCGCTCCGCCCGATGCCTTTGCTCCAGAGGGGCAGAATTGGGGCTTGCCCCCGATCAACCCTCACGCACTCCGTGCCAGCGGCTATGAGATGATGATTCAGCTGTTACGGCATAATTTTCGTTCGGGCGGAGCCATTCGCTTGGACCATGTGATGGCGTTCTGCCGTCTGTTCTGGATCCCACGAGGCAGGCCTGCATCCGAGGGGACCTATGTGCAGTATCCCTTTGAAGATTTGTTGGCGATTGTGGCATTGGAGAGCGTGCGATCGAAGACCTTGGTGATCGGGGAAGACCTGGGTACAGTCCCCGATTGGGTGAGAGAGCATTTGGGCAAGGCGAGAGTGCTCTCGTATCGCGTGTTCTACTTCGAGCGCGGTGGGGACGGTGGATGGAAGTCGCCGGGCGATTATCCTGCACAATCATTGGCGGTCGCCACGACGCACGACTTGCCGACACTCACAGGGTTTTGGTCCGGGGAGGATCTCCAAGTCCGGGCAGGATTGGGCGCGTTCCCCGATGACGCGGCGCGCCAGCGGGCTTGGGAGGAACGGCTGCGCGACAAAGGGGGGATTCTCAGTGCTCTCAAGCGGGAGGGCCTTCTGCCGAATGGCGTGACCGAGGATCTGGCGACCGTGCCTGCCATGACGAACGAGCTCTGCCGGGCGATTCATCTCTATCTGGCTCGCACGCCCTCCTGGCTCGTGTTGGCAAATCTCGAAGATGGCTTGGGTGAGCTTTCGCAAACGAATCTTCCCGGGACGGTAGACAGTCATCCGAACTGGACCCGCAAGTATGCGGTTCCAGTGGAGAAAATCCTGGAGGATGAACGGATGCGAGAGCTCGGAGCTGTGTTGCGTTCGGTGCGCCCGCTAGGGTAA
- a CDS encoding HDOD domain-containing protein has translation MSSAQELVRSCSNIFTLPEIYLRVRDVVDAPQSTMDDLADALKIDPAISARLLRIVNSPLYGFPKQIDTVTRAVNLIGMQAVSDLVAASTIGRTFTGMTSNLMDLSAYWHKSVLCALMAGKIAKASGIEDSERFFIAGLLRDIGHLVLYQTVPQRAQSALVEAGNLSAPLAEVEQANIGCDFTEVGAELIRFWSMPSQIEQSIRHQLSPNEAGEFTLHASIVHLAGATVDHAELVQAKASQPPAFDAFALACTQFKADKHPALLKEAQAQLQDTLACIYPLAKAA, from the coding sequence ATGTCGTCAGCACAAGAACTTGTTCGCTCATGTTCGAATATTTTCACCCTCCCGGAAATCTATCTTCGCGTCCGGGACGTGGTCGACGCCCCGCAGTCGACGATGGACGATTTGGCCGATGCATTGAAGATCGACCCGGCTATTTCCGCCCGGCTGCTGAGAATCGTCAATAGCCCCCTCTACGGCTTCCCCAAACAAATCGACACCGTTACACGCGCCGTCAATCTAATCGGGATGCAGGCCGTCAGTGACCTGGTAGCGGCCAGCACCATCGGGCGGACCTTTACCGGCATGACCTCCAACCTCATGGATCTGTCAGCCTATTGGCACAAGAGTGTCTTGTGCGCGCTGATGGCTGGGAAAATTGCTAAAGCCAGTGGCATCGAGGATAGTGAGCGGTTCTTTATCGCGGGGCTATTGCGCGATATCGGACACCTGGTGCTCTATCAAACCGTGCCGCAACGGGCCCAATCGGCCCTCGTGGAAGCCGGGAACCTGAGCGCACCGTTAGCGGAAGTGGAGCAAGCCAACATCGGGTGCGACTTCACCGAAGTCGGCGCGGAACTGATTCGTTTCTGGAGCATGCCGAGCCAGATCGAGCAATCGATTCGCCACCAACTGAGCCCCAACGAAGCCGGCGAATTTACGCTCCATGCATCGATCGTTCACCTAGCCGGTGCCACAGTCGATCACGCCGAATTAGTCCAGGCCAAGGCAAGCCAACCGCCCGCATTCGATGCGTTCGCCCTCGCCTGCACGCAATTCAAAGCCGACAAACACCCCGCCCTGCTCAAAGAAGCGCAAGCTCAGCTCCAGGACACCCTTGCCTGTATCTATCCGTTAGCAAAGGCGGCATAG
- a CDS encoding cytochrome c, with product MTTSRSHIGMWLFFVGLLVACDSSQPKQAVGGAPVPMEFQAGEAKFTANCAACHGKQAAGTDHGPPLVHKIYEPNHHGDAAFQRAAANGVKAHHWEYGNMPKIEGATADDVDQIVKYVRWLQRQAGIQ from the coding sequence ATGACAACATCACGGTCTCATATCGGAATGTGGCTGTTCTTCGTGGGCCTCCTCGTGGCCTGCGATTCCTCGCAGCCGAAGCAAGCGGTTGGAGGGGCCCCTGTACCAATGGAATTCCAGGCCGGTGAGGCGAAGTTCACCGCCAACTGCGCAGCCTGTCATGGGAAACAAGCGGCGGGGACCGACCATGGCCCTCCGTTGGTGCATAAAATCTACGAACCGAACCATCATGGCGATGCCGCGTTTCAGCGGGCTGCCGCCAACGGCGTCAAGGCGCACCATTGGGAATATGGCAACATGCCGAAGATTGAGGGCGCCACGGCTGATGACGTCGATCAGATCGTGAAGTATGTGCGATGGCTTCAGCGCCAGGCCGGCATCCAGTAG
- the queC gene encoding 7-cyano-7-deazaguanine synthase QueC translates to MKLPSHRAVVLASGGLDSTVTAAIAKQEGGELFFLTIDYGQRHAVEVERARQVAAALGAANHLVMYLDLRAIGGSALTGQEAVPKDRAGHERSQGIPVTYVPGRNLIFLSIAAAHAEVVGASSIYFGANVLDYSGYPDCRPEFIRAFEAAVKEGTKAGVAGSQLQVKAPLLMLTKADIIRLGIELHVPFHLTHSCYDPVGAQACGRCDSCVIRREGFAKVGVVDPIAYAIT, encoded by the coding sequence ATGAAGCTACCGAGTCATCGAGCGGTCGTGCTGGCAAGCGGAGGGCTGGATTCCACCGTCACCGCGGCGATCGCCAAGCAGGAGGGGGGCGAGCTCTTCTTCCTCACGATCGACTATGGACAACGCCATGCCGTCGAGGTGGAGCGGGCTCGGCAGGTTGCCGCCGCTTTGGGCGCGGCGAACCATCTGGTGATGTATCTGGACCTGCGCGCCATTGGCGGGTCGGCGCTGACCGGCCAGGAGGCCGTGCCCAAGGATCGAGCAGGTCACGAGCGCAGCCAGGGCATTCCAGTCACCTATGTGCCGGGCCGGAATCTCATCTTTCTCTCGATTGCGGCCGCGCATGCGGAAGTCGTCGGCGCGTCGAGTATCTATTTTGGCGCGAACGTGTTGGACTATTCCGGTTATCCGGACTGTCGGCCCGAATTCATTCGCGCATTTGAAGCGGCGGTGAAGGAAGGGACGAAAGCCGGCGTGGCAGGGAGCCAGTTACAAGTAAAAGCCCCCTTGCTGATGCTGACGAAAGCAGACATCATCCGGCTGGGCATCGAACTGCATGTGCCGTTTCACTTGACCCATAGCTGTTACGATCCGGTCGGGGCGCAGGCCTGCGGGCGATGCGATAGTTGTGTGATCCGGCGGGAAGGGTTTGCGAAGGTTGGGGTTGTGGACCCCATCGCATATGCGATAACGTAA
- a CDS encoding TraR/DksA family transcriptional regulator yields MATKTPAKKKPVATVKATAKVAAKTEKPASKSKPAEVVVVEKPISMAVSPLAAKPKESPKEREDRERRRQVLQQMLMRKRQEIIKEIEGSLGQSLIEDKQRRLESARDVGDQALMDLDRELGISLMEMRNRRRQAIDEALTRLTEGTYGICAECGVEISERRLEAVPFAKLCVECQSKEELLEKIEREEDRD; encoded by the coding sequence ATGGCAACAAAAACCCCCGCCAAGAAGAAACCGGTGGCGACAGTGAAGGCGACGGCTAAGGTGGCGGCGAAGACTGAGAAGCCTGCCAGCAAATCGAAGCCTGCTGAAGTCGTGGTGGTTGAAAAGCCCATCAGCATGGCTGTCTCTCCCCTGGCTGCCAAACCCAAAGAATCGCCCAAAGAACGCGAAGACCGGGAGCGCCGCCGCCAAGTTCTTCAGCAGATGCTGATGCGGAAGCGCCAAGAGATCATTAAAGAGATCGAGGGGAGTCTGGGGCAATCCCTCATTGAAGATAAGCAGCGGCGGCTTGAGTCTGCACGCGACGTGGGCGATCAAGCCCTCATGGACCTCGATCGTGAGCTGGGCATTTCCTTGATGGAAATGCGCAATCGCCGTCGGCAGGCTATCGATGAAGCGTTGACGCGGTTGACCGAAGGTACCTACGGCATCTGCGCCGAATGCGGTGTAGAGATCAGCGAACGACGATTGGAAGCCGTGCCTTTTGCGAAGCTCTGTGTCGAATGTCAGTCGAAAGAAGAGCTGCTGGAGAAAATCGAGCGAGAAGAAGATCGCGACTAG
- a CDS encoding adenine phosphoribosyltransferase, producing MSAINYHALIREVPDFPKPGILFYDITTLLKDARALSSIADELTAFYQGQRITKVIGIESRGFIFGGILADRLNAGFVLVRKPGKLPADCFEVKYSLEYGSNSLAIHRDAIAVGERVLIVDDLLATGGTAAATVSLIRQLGGEIAGLDFLVELKGLKGRDKLAGHPIHSTILYP from the coding sequence ATGTCCGCTATCAATTATCACGCCCTCATCCGCGAAGTTCCCGACTTTCCCAAGCCTGGGATCCTCTTCTACGACATCACCACGCTGCTCAAAGATGCTCGCGCTTTGTCGTCGATTGCCGATGAGTTGACCGCCTTTTATCAGGGGCAGCGAATCACCAAAGTCATCGGGATTGAATCGCGTGGGTTTATTTTTGGTGGGATCTTGGCGGACCGATTGAACGCCGGGTTCGTGCTGGTCCGGAAGCCTGGGAAATTACCGGCTGACTGTTTTGAAGTCAAATATAGTCTTGAATACGGATCGAACTCCCTGGCCATCCACCGCGATGCGATTGCGGTGGGGGAGCGCGTCTTGATTGTGGATGACTTACTGGCCACGGGGGGCACGGCAGCTGCGACGGTGTCTCTCATTCGACAATTGGGCGGCGAGATTGCCGGGCTCGATTTTCTCGTCGAGCTTAAGGGCCTGAAAGGCCGAGACAAGCTGGCCGGTCACCCCATCCATTCAACGATCCTCTACCCCTAG